One genomic segment of Nocardia spumae includes these proteins:
- a CDS encoding ABC transporter ATP-binding protein produces the protein MTADALGTETAAATTLAARATDLMKLYGSGDTQVRALDGVSADFAQREFTAIMGPSGSGKSTLMHCLAGLDTATSGTVAIGDTELTGLSDKQMTRLRRDRIGFVFQAFNLVPTLTALENITLPLDIAGRKPDQQWLDTVIGRLGLGDRLDHRPSELSGGQQQRVACARALVGRPDIIFGDEPTGNLDSRSSGEVLSILRAAVDEFGQTVVIVTHEPHAASYAARVIFLADGRIVDELRDPTAESVLDRMKSLEA, from the coding sequence ATGACTGCCGATGCCCTTGGCACCGAAACCGCCGCCGCGACCACGCTCGCGGCCCGCGCAACCGACCTGATGAAGCTGTACGGATCCGGAGACACCCAGGTCCGTGCCCTCGACGGAGTATCGGCCGATTTCGCCCAGCGGGAGTTCACCGCGATCATGGGCCCGTCCGGCTCCGGCAAATCCACCCTGATGCACTGCCTGGCCGGACTGGACACCGCCACCTCCGGCACCGTGGCGATCGGTGATACCGAGCTGACCGGGCTGTCGGACAAACAGATGACCCGTCTGCGTCGCGACCGCATCGGGTTCGTCTTCCAGGCCTTCAACCTGGTGCCGACGCTGACCGCGCTCGAGAACATCACCCTGCCGCTCGATATCGCGGGCCGCAAACCCGATCAGCAGTGGCTGGATACGGTGATCGGACGGCTGGGGCTCGGCGATCGGCTGGACCACCGGCCCAGCGAACTGTCCGGTGGCCAGCAGCAACGGGTGGCCTGCGCCCGGGCGCTGGTCGGACGGCCCGACATCATCTTCGGTGACGAGCCGACCGGAAATCTGGATTCGCGGTCCTCGGGAGAGGTGCTGTCGATTCTGCGGGCCGCGGTCGACGAATTCGGCCAGACGGTCGTCATCGTCACCCACGAACCCCATGCCGCCTCCTACGCCGCCCGCGTCATCTTCCTCGCCGACGGCCGCATCGTCGACGAATTGCGTGATCCGACAGCGGAATCGGTACTGGACCGGATGAAGTCGCTGGAGGCGTGA
- a CDS encoding ABC transporter permease: MRKVALRNLAAHKVRLVLTLLSVVLGTAFVAGSFVFTDTLQQTFDGIFADQAKGVDVRVEPEHAQSLGVPNDVVTTVAGTDGVRAVAPAVQGPVVLLKDGHAVQTGGAPSWGRSYLPPDRAIAEPEHFVDGVAPVTPGQIAINSGGAERAGLHVGEKATVLVPSRGTMDMTVSGIYTVPSDTGGFIGLLFADSQARELFTDGAHVGYVDVAAVPGVSPDTLRDRIAKAVPDFKVSDGDQVRADLKEQVGNALKFVNYFLLAFGAIALLVGTFIIYNTFSMIVAQRLRELALLRAVGAGRRQVGLSVVSEAFVIGLIGSLIGLAGGIGLAFGLSALLNAFDLGLPTGTMQVLPRTVLAAVGIGLVVTMASAYAPARRAAKIPPVEAMREEFASVGESLRVRTVIGAVLAVIGVVLVVAGARHTGGNAAATVGIGAAAMIFAVLFASPALSRPVVGVLGLLVRPFGSIGAMARNNAVRNPRRTAATAFALTLGLMLVSAIGMLGASAKASVGDLVDKGVNADYVLAGPQMIGVPLGAAEAARSVQGVADVVAIRGVALRVGDDQVTGTSPDGPLGGVLHYDLRHGTDNLAGDSILASETEAGERHWHAGDRVDVTSVDNKKFSVTVSGIYADSQLLGPMVVAPGLYDQVMPVAFRTDLIVLVKGMPGADLTAMRGALEKATASYVVVQVQDREDFKGAQGRQINTMLAILYGLLALAVVIAILGIVNTLALSVVERRREIGMLRAVGMQRPQVRRTIYLESMLIAVFGAVVGVVLGLGLGVGFLRTLSDLGLSTITVPWSQIVGMLLGSAVVGVLAALWPAVRAARTPPLAAIADL; encoded by the coding sequence ATGCGCAAGGTGGCCTTGCGTAATCTGGCCGCGCACAAGGTGCGGCTCGTTCTGACCCTGTTGTCGGTCGTGCTCGGGACCGCGTTCGTCGCGGGCTCGTTCGTGTTCACCGATACCCTCCAGCAGACCTTCGACGGTATCTTCGCCGATCAGGCCAAGGGCGTGGACGTCCGGGTGGAGCCCGAACACGCTCAGTCCCTCGGTGTTCCGAACGATGTGGTCACCACCGTCGCGGGGACCGACGGGGTGCGCGCGGTCGCGCCCGCCGTGCAGGGGCCGGTCGTCTTGCTGAAGGACGGGCACGCGGTGCAGACCGGCGGTGCGCCGAGTTGGGGCCGGTCCTATCTGCCGCCCGATCGGGCGATCGCCGAACCGGAGCATTTCGTCGACGGGGTGGCGCCGGTGACGCCGGGGCAGATCGCGATCAATTCCGGTGGCGCCGAGCGGGCCGGACTGCATGTCGGTGAGAAGGCGACGGTGCTCGTACCCTCGCGCGGCACCATGGATATGACGGTCAGCGGCATCTACACCGTGCCCTCCGATACCGGCGGATTCATCGGGTTGCTGTTCGCGGACTCCCAGGCGCGCGAGCTGTTCACCGACGGTGCGCATGTCGGCTACGTGGATGTGGCCGCGGTGCCGGGTGTTTCACCGGACACCCTGCGCGACCGGATCGCCAAGGCGGTGCCGGACTTCAAGGTGTCCGACGGTGATCAGGTGCGCGCCGATCTGAAGGAGCAGGTCGGCAATGCCCTGAAATTCGTCAACTACTTCCTGCTCGCCTTCGGCGCGATCGCGCTGCTGGTCGGCACTTTCATCATCTACAACACCTTCTCGATGATCGTGGCCCAGCGGTTGCGCGAGCTGGCGCTGTTGCGCGCGGTCGGCGCCGGACGCCGGCAGGTCGGATTGTCGGTGGTGTCGGAGGCGTTCGTGATCGGGCTGATCGGCAGCCTGATCGGACTGGCCGGCGGTATCGGCCTGGCCTTCGGGCTCTCGGCACTGCTGAACGCGTTCGATCTCGGCCTGCCCACCGGAACCATGCAGGTGCTGCCGCGGACCGTGCTGGCGGCGGTGGGGATCGGGCTGGTGGTCACCATGGCCAGCGCCTATGCCCCGGCGCGGCGGGCCGCCAAGATTCCGCCGGTGGAGGCGATGCGGGAGGAGTTCGCCTCGGTCGGTGAGTCACTGCGGGTGCGGACCGTGATCGGCGCGGTTCTGGCGGTGATCGGTGTCGTCCTCGTCGTCGCCGGCGCGCGCCATACCGGCGGCAATGCGGCGGCGACGGTCGGAATCGGCGCGGCGGCCATGATTTTCGCGGTGCTGTTCGCCTCGCCGGCGTTGTCGCGACCGGTGGTCGGCGTACTGGGACTGCTGGTTCGACCGTTCGGCTCGATCGGGGCGATGGCTCGAAACAACGCGGTGCGCAACCCGCGCCGGACCGCCGCCACGGCCTTCGCACTGACCCTCGGCCTGATGCTGGTGTCGGCGATCGGCATGCTCGGAGCCTCGGCGAAGGCCAGTGTCGGCGACCTGGTCGACAAGGGTGTCAATGCCGACTACGTCCTCGCCGGACCGCAGATGATCGGGGTGCCGCTGGGCGCCGCCGAGGCGGCCCGCTCGGTCCAGGGTGTCGCCGATGTGGTGGCGATCCGCGGGGTGGCCCTGCGCGTCGGCGACGATCAGGTCACCGGGACCTCACCCGACGGTCCGCTGGGCGGTGTGCTGCACTACGACCTCCGGCACGGCACGGACAATCTCGCCGGTGATTCCATCCTCGCTTCGGAAACCGAAGCCGGTGAACGTCATTGGCATGCCGGGGATCGGGTCGACGTCACGAGTGTGGACAACAAGAAATTCTCGGTGACCGTCTCCGGTATCTATGCCGACAGCCAGTTGCTCGGCCCGATGGTGGTGGCTCCGGGGCTGTACGACCAGGTGATGCCGGTGGCGTTCCGCACCGACCTGATCGTGCTGGTCAAGGGGATGCCGGGTGCCGATCTGACCGCGATGCGGGGGGCGCTGGAGAAGGCGACCGCCTCGTATGTGGTGGTACAGGTGCAGGATCGGGAGGATTTCAAGGGCGCTCAGGGCCGCCAGATCAACACCATGCTCGCGATTCTGTACGGGTTGCTGGCGCTCGCGGTCGTGATCGCGATTCTGGGTATCGTCAACACGCTGGCGCTGTCGGTGGTGGAGCGACGCCGGGAGATCGGCATGTTGCGTGCGGTCGGTATGCAGCGACCACAGGTGCGGCGCACCATCTATCTCGAATCCATGTTGATCGCGGTCTTCGGCGCCGTCGTCGGTGTGGTGCTCGGGCTCGGGCTCGGCGTCGGGTTCCTGCGTACGCTGTCGGATCTGGGGCTGAGCACGATCACGGTGCCGTGGTCGCAGATCGTGGGCATGCTCCTCGGCTCGGCCGTGGTGGGGGTGCTGGCGGCGTTGTGGCCGGCCGTGCGGGCCGCGCGCACCCCACCGCTGGCGGCGATCGCCGATCTGTGA
- a CDS encoding VWA domain-containing protein: protein MTHPETDDAQARRWRLVLGAPAEAGLGGLNSAEDTAMDRALSALYNGDEHTPSEKRAAGLGGSAPKVARWLGDIRTYFPSTVVEVMQRDAIDRLQLSQLLLEPELLEAVEPDVQLVGTLLSLNRMMPETTRATARVVVEKVVRDIERRLAARTVAAVTGAINRAARVSRPPLRDIDWDRTIRRNLAHYLPEHRTVVPQHLVGYGRKAQAVRREVILAIDQSGSMAASVVYASVFGAVLASMRSLKTSLVVFDTAVVDLTEQLSDPVDVLFGTQLGGGTDINRAIAYSEQLVTRPADTLFVLISDLYEGGIRDEMLRRIGAMKEAGVQVLVLLALSDEGAPAYDHDNAAALAALGVPAFACTPDRFPDLLSVALDRGDVRTWARSNASRR, encoded by the coding sequence ATGACACATCCGGAGACCGACGACGCCCAAGCCCGTCGCTGGCGGCTCGTCCTCGGCGCACCCGCCGAGGCCGGTCTGGGCGGACTGAATTCGGCCGAGGACACCGCGATGGATCGGGCGCTGTCGGCGCTGTACAACGGCGACGAGCACACCCCGTCCGAGAAGCGCGCGGCCGGCCTGGGCGGTTCGGCGCCGAAAGTCGCCCGGTGGCTGGGCGATATCCGCACCTACTTCCCGTCCACCGTGGTCGAGGTGATGCAACGCGACGCCATCGACCGGTTGCAGCTCAGTCAGCTGCTGCTGGAACCGGAGCTGCTCGAGGCCGTGGAACCCGACGTCCAGCTCGTCGGCACCCTGCTGAGCCTCAACCGGATGATGCCCGAAACCACCCGCGCCACAGCTCGAGTCGTGGTCGAGAAGGTGGTCCGGGACATCGAGCGGCGACTGGCCGCGCGTACCGTCGCCGCGGTAACCGGTGCGATCAACCGGGCCGCCCGAGTGTCGCGGCCGCCATTGCGCGATATCGACTGGGACCGTACCATCCGCCGCAACCTCGCCCATTACCTGCCCGAACATCGCACCGTCGTACCGCAGCACCTGGTCGGCTACGGCCGCAAGGCGCAGGCGGTACGCCGCGAGGTGATACTCGCCATCGACCAATCCGGTTCGATGGCCGCCAGCGTCGTCTACGCTTCGGTCTTCGGCGCGGTGCTGGCATCGATGCGCTCATTGAAGACCTCACTGGTGGTATTCGACACCGCGGTAGTCGATCTCACCGAACAGCTGTCGGATCCGGTCGATGTGCTGTTCGGCACCCAGTTGGGCGGCGGCACCGATATCAACCGGGCCATCGCCTACTCCGAACAACTCGTCACCCGGCCGGCCGACACCTTGTTCGTCCTGATCTCCGACCTGTACGAGGGCGGCATCCGCGACGAGATGCTGCGCCGGATCGGTGCCATGAAGGAGGCGGGCGTCCAGGTGCTGGTACTGCTGGCCCTGTCCGATGAAGGCGCACCCGCCTACGATCACGACAATGCCGCCGCACTCGCCGCACTCGGCGTTCCCGCCTTCGCGTGTACCCCCGACCGTTTTCCCGATCTGCTGTCGGTCGCCCTCGACCGCGGCGATGTGCGGACCTGGGCGCGGTCGAACGCGAGCCGCCGCTGA
- a CDS encoding DUF5682 family protein — protein MTESAAPLDAPRTQVFGIRHHGPGSARSLRWALRRFRPDAILIEGPADADPLIAYVAAEGMEPPVALLAYTPNDPSRAGFWPFAVFSPEWQALRYAVENAVPVHFCDLPAAHTLAGDDDSGERGDPLAALAAAGGYDDPERWWDAVIESSADPSGDGTEIFDAITEAMAELRAADADISADTRTLRREAYMRQTMRATVKSGARRLAVVCGAWHAPALAGDLGPAAPDIRLLKGLPKVKTALTWVPWTHSRLAGSCGYGAGITSPGWYHHLFTYSDRPIPRWLTRVAGALRARDLPVSSAHIIESVRLAETLAALRGRPGPGLSEVTDATRSVLCEGDEAMLRFVSSELVVGEALGSVPDSTPTVPLDADLRARARTLRLPQQALAKQWDLDLRKDRDVDRSHLLHRLRILGIDWGTPVTGEVRNTGTFRESWALRWEPDLSVAVIEASRWGTTIHAAAEAKVLDRAGAADATVGDISAALDTALQADLGGAVDGLVTRLEAVAALDHDVTHLLAALPGLIRTLRYGDVRSTDVRALARVADGLLVRICAGLPGAVTGLDTDAATHLRELIDAAHVAIATRDDPRATESWLTALGQLADRDDVHGALVGRAVRLLCDAEIIADTEAGRRLSAALSVGHLPAEKAAWIDGFLGGRGLLLVHDRDLLRRIDSWLRHLDEEQFVATLPLLRRTFGAFEAGERQAIARAVRDGAPITATTHHRAGVDIDRGLLALRAATEILVTAG, from the coding sequence ATGACCGAGTCCGCGGCACCCCTGGACGCACCACGGACCCAGGTGTTCGGAATTCGCCATCACGGCCCCGGTTCGGCACGGTCACTGCGCTGGGCACTGCGGCGTTTTCGGCCCGACGCCATCCTGATCGAAGGTCCTGCCGATGCCGATCCGCTGATCGCGTATGTGGCCGCGGAGGGAATGGAACCACCGGTAGCGCTGCTGGCCTACACCCCGAACGATCCGTCCCGGGCGGGATTCTGGCCGTTCGCGGTGTTCTCCCCGGAGTGGCAGGCCCTACGGTACGCCGTGGAAAACGCCGTGCCCGTGCACTTCTGCGATCTACCCGCCGCGCATACGCTCGCCGGTGACGACGACTCGGGTGAGCGCGGTGATCCGTTGGCGGCGCTCGCCGCCGCCGGCGGATACGACGATCCCGAACGCTGGTGGGATGCGGTGATCGAATCCTCGGCCGATCCGAGCGGCGACGGCACCGAGATCTTCGACGCCATCACCGAAGCGATGGCCGAGCTGCGCGCGGCCGACGCCGATATCTCCGCTGATACCCGCACACTCCGGCGCGAGGCGTACATGCGCCAGACGATGCGCGCCACTGTGAAGTCCGGCGCCCGGCGGCTCGCGGTCGTGTGCGGGGCGTGGCATGCGCCGGCGCTGGCCGGCGACCTCGGTCCGGCCGCACCGGATATTCGGCTGCTCAAGGGTCTGCCCAAGGTGAAGACCGCGTTGACCTGGGTGCCGTGGACCCATTCCCGGCTCGCCGGATCGTGCGGGTACGGCGCGGGCATCACCTCACCGGGCTGGTACCACCATCTGTTCACCTACTCCGACCGCCCGATCCCGCGCTGGCTCACCCGGGTGGCCGGCGCCCTGCGGGCACGGGATCTGCCGGTCTCCAGTGCGCACATCATCGAATCGGTGCGATTGGCCGAAACCCTCGCCGCCCTGCGCGGACGTCCCGGACCGGGATTGTCCGAGGTCACCGATGCGACCCGATCGGTGTTGTGCGAGGGCGACGAGGCGATGCTGCGATTCGTGAGCAGTGAACTGGTCGTGGGCGAGGCCCTCGGCTCGGTACCCGACAGCACGCCGACCGTCCCGCTCGACGCCGATCTGCGAGCCCGGGCACGGACATTGCGGCTACCGCAGCAGGCGTTGGCCAAGCAGTGGGATCTGGATCTGCGCAAGGACCGGGATGTGGACCGGTCACACTTGCTGCATCGGCTGCGCATCCTCGGAATCGACTGGGGCACACCGGTTACCGGCGAGGTTCGCAACACCGGCACTTTCCGCGAGTCGTGGGCGCTGCGCTGGGAGCCCGACCTGTCGGTCGCGGTGATCGAGGCATCCCGCTGGGGCACCACGATTCACGCCGCGGCCGAGGCGAAGGTCCTGGACCGGGCCGGCGCCGCCGACGCCACGGTCGGCGATATCAGCGCGGCCCTCGACACCGCGCTGCAGGCCGATCTCGGCGGGGCGGTGGACGGATTGGTCACCAGGCTGGAGGCGGTGGCCGCACTCGACCACGACGTCACCCATCTGCTCGCCGCCCTGCCCGGACTGATCCGCACCCTGCGCTACGGCGATGTACGCAGTACGGATGTGCGCGCCCTCGCCCGCGTCGCCGACGGTCTGCTCGTGCGTATCTGCGCGGGACTGCCCGGAGCCGTGACCGGCCTGGACACCGATGCCGCCACCCACCTTCGCGAGCTGATCGACGCCGCCCATGTCGCGATCGCCACCCGCGACGACCCGCGGGCGACCGAGAGCTGGCTCACGGCGCTGGGCCAGCTGGCCGACCGCGACGATGTACACGGCGCGCTGGTAGGGCGCGCGGTGCGACTGCTCTGCGATGCCGAGATCATCGCCGATACCGAGGCCGGCCGCCGACTGTCGGCGGCGCTGTCGGTCGGCCACCTCCCCGCCGAGAAAGCGGCGTGGATCGACGGGTTCCTCGGCGGACGCGGACTGCTGCTGGTCCACGATCGAGATCTGCTGCGGCGCATCGATTCCTGGCTGCGCCACCTCGACGAGGAGCAGTTCGTCGCCACCCTCCCTCTGCTGCGGCGAACTTTCGGCGCCTTCGAAGCGGGGGAACGCCAGGCGATCGCGCGTGCCGTCCGCGACGGTGCGCCGATCACCGCCACGACCCACCACCGCGCCGGTGTGGATATCGACCGCGGCCTGCTCGCACTGCGCGCGGCGACCGAGATCCTGGTGACCGCGGGATGA
- a CDS encoding ATP-binding protein produces the protein MTTTQNPPADLLRPHAEQSFAGELRALAAADDRPRPPSWQLSPWAVVTYLLGDTLSDGTVITPKYVGPRRLMEVAVATLATDRALLLLGVPGTAKTWVSEHLSAAISGASTLLVQGTSGTAEEAIRYGWNYARLLAEGPSDGALVPSPVMTAMRTGTIARVEELTRIPSDVQDALITVLSEKTLPVPELGIEVQAAKGFNVIATANDRDRGVNELSSALRRRFNTVVLPLPADEEDEVAIVTRRVEQLGAALQLPPIPAAAEEVRRVVRVFRELRSGITEDGRTKLKSPSGTLSTAEAISVITNGIALAAHFGDGVLRASDVAGAVLGAVVKDPVADAVVWTEYLEAVVRERPEWSDFYRACREVHG, from the coding sequence ATGACCACGACCCAGAATCCGCCCGCCGACCTGCTGCGCCCCCATGCCGAACAGTCCTTCGCCGGCGAACTTCGCGCCCTCGCCGCCGCGGACGACCGCCCGCGCCCGCCGTCGTGGCAGCTGTCGCCCTGGGCGGTGGTCACCTATCTGCTCGGCGACACCCTGTCCGACGGCACCGTGATCACGCCCAAGTACGTGGGCCCGCGCCGCCTGATGGAGGTCGCGGTCGCGACCCTGGCGACCGATCGCGCACTGCTGCTGCTCGGTGTTCCGGGCACCGCGAAAACCTGGGTGTCGGAACATCTCTCGGCCGCCATCAGCGGGGCTTCGACGCTGCTGGTGCAGGGCACGTCCGGTACCGCCGAGGAGGCGATCCGCTACGGCTGGAACTATGCCCGGCTGCTCGCCGAGGGCCCCAGCGACGGCGCACTGGTGCCCTCACCGGTGATGACCGCGATGCGCACCGGAACCATCGCCCGGGTCGAGGAGCTCACCCGCATCCCGTCCGATGTGCAGGACGCGTTGATCACGGTGCTGTCGGAGAAGACTTTGCCGGTTCCGGAGCTCGGCATCGAGGTGCAGGCGGCCAAGGGCTTCAACGTCATCGCCACCGCGAACGATCGCGATCGCGGCGTCAACGAGCTCTCCTCGGCACTGCGCCGCCGGTTCAACACCGTGGTCCTGCCGCTGCCCGCGGATGAGGAGGACGAGGTGGCCATCGTCACCCGGCGGGTCGAACAGCTCGGCGCCGCACTGCAATTGCCGCCGATTCCGGCCGCCGCCGAGGAGGTGCGCCGGGTGGTGCGGGTGTTCCGGGAACTGCGTTCCGGAATCACCGAGGACGGGCGGACCAAGCTCAAGTCGCCGTCGGGCACGCTGTCGACCGCCGAGGCGATCTCGGTGATCACCAACGGCATCGCCCTGGCCGCGCATTTCGGCGACGGTGTGCTGCGCGCGAGCGATGTCGCGGGTGCGGTGCTGGGTGCGGTGGTCAAGGATCCGGTGGCCGATGCGGTGGTGTGGACGGAATATCTCGAAGCGGTCGTCCGCGAGCGCCCCGAGTGGTCCGACTTCTATCGCGCCTGCCGCGAGGTGCACGGATGA
- a CDS encoding SWIM zinc finger family protein encodes MTTSPAATHAVTADNVLALAPDAASVNAARKLAGAWRGTGARGSALWGSCKGSGAVPYQTIVDLSGPAYRCTCPSRKFPCKHALSLLLLWSQGAIEQCEAPADFAAEWLASRAARNAAPAESGSRGTRQSTLDQRRARVTAGLDDLDIWLSDQIRTGLAQADHSPAALEAVAKRMVDSQAPGVAAALRQLSRRLLGTEQWPAILISEFARIHLLITAHRRLDELAPELAAGVRAHIGYPARAEEVRAGEPAVRDHWMVLGVRITEEERVFSRRTLLRGRHTQRWAQVVDHSFGSASFAGDLPIPGTVAEADLHFHPAAMPLRAVWGARHGRAEPFTTIIAESPTVTGQLGAHARALSADPWLREWPMLLSEVVPTPGEHGWYLAEADGTAVPIAATVEVPWRLIGLSGGHPLTVIGEWTAAGLVPIAALSGGELVDVETESATGVPSPATAVVSSSAMVVPVALLGTARRTLDPGTLAPAVAETSRAADPEHTVLNAVALQELYHRGGAEPARVEPLAPAAPDDRRVLSPAAAHRLHQLLTDGSPMLAEWFEAALPGDPRAPDAFCAELLDQARTQTALRDSLLRLAGPRGRWLAALHPRWRPLLRAGDEDPQVWTHGHPAERRSWLAALRSRDAAAAREALTETWSREPARGRAELLAVLAAGVGADDESLLESALDDPRGDVRRTAADLLARLPNSAFAARMRARAADWITVRSGALAADLPPELDDSARRDGLTDRLDPVAYRRDGGADVDAERIRRLMAATPLNHWESLCGSAAAATGLRLPDDILGPICAGWSEAALAQRDSRWAGPLFEVLSTTPTLGADPRLRQELFAVLPLEQRVRYLCGLDSSWLAELELLVPALPRPWPQPLAEHVIRLLLDRAHLAAAQPGAAGRSPASYRTLLRSAAINFPPRAVGAVTVASRRCADPHWQSAFDRLTDDLTQRTLMLEELA; translated from the coding sequence GTGACGACATCTCCGGCCGCCACCCATGCCGTAACCGCCGACAATGTGCTGGCCCTGGCGCCCGATGCCGCCTCGGTGAACGCCGCGCGCAAGCTCGCCGGCGCCTGGCGCGGCACCGGCGCCCGCGGCAGTGCGCTGTGGGGGTCGTGCAAGGGCAGCGGGGCCGTGCCGTATCAGACGATCGTCGATCTGTCGGGGCCCGCGTATCGCTGCACGTGCCCCAGCCGGAAATTTCCCTGCAAACATGCGCTGTCCCTCCTGCTGCTGTGGTCGCAGGGCGCGATCGAGCAGTGTGAAGCACCGGCCGACTTCGCCGCCGAATGGCTCGCGTCCCGCGCCGCCCGCAACGCGGCGCCGGCCGAGTCCGGCAGCCGCGGGACCAGACAGTCGACGCTGGATCAGCGGCGCGCGCGGGTCACCGCCGGCCTGGACGATCTCGATATCTGGCTCAGCGATCAGATCCGCACCGGATTGGCCCAGGCCGATCACTCGCCCGCGGCCCTGGAAGCGGTGGCCAAGCGCATGGTCGATTCGCAGGCACCGGGCGTCGCCGCCGCACTGCGGCAACTGTCGCGGCGCCTGCTCGGCACCGAACAGTGGCCGGCCATCCTGATCAGTGAATTCGCCCGCATCCATCTGCTGATCACCGCGCATCGGCGGCTCGACGAGCTGGCGCCGGAGCTCGCCGCCGGGGTGCGCGCGCATATCGGCTATCCGGCCCGGGCCGAGGAGGTGCGCGCCGGTGAACCCGCGGTCCGCGATCACTGGATGGTGCTCGGCGTGCGGATCACCGAGGAGGAGCGGGTCTTCAGTCGGCGCACGCTGCTGCGCGGCCGGCACACCCAGCGCTGGGCGCAGGTGGTGGACCACAGCTTCGGCAGCGCGAGCTTCGCGGGCGACCTGCCGATCCCGGGCACCGTGGCGGAGGCCGATCTGCATTTCCACCCCGCCGCGATGCCGCTGCGCGCGGTATGGGGAGCCCGCCACGGCCGGGCCGAGCCGTTCACCACGATCATCGCCGAATCCCCCACCGTCACCGGTCAACTCGGCGCCCATGCCCGTGCGCTGAGCGCCGATCCGTGGCTACGCGAATGGCCGATGCTGCTGTCGGAGGTGGTACCGACCCCTGGTGAGCACGGCTGGTATCTCGCGGAAGCCGACGGCACCGCGGTGCCGATCGCCGCGACCGTCGAGGTGCCGTGGCGGTTGATCGGGCTGTCCGGTGGCCATCCGCTGACGGTGATCGGCGAATGGACCGCGGCCGGGCTGGTCCCGATCGCCGCCCTGTCCGGCGGCGAGCTGGTCGATGTGGAGACCGAATCGGCCACCGGCGTCCCCAGCCCGGCCACCGCGGTTGTGTCGTCCTCGGCCATGGTGGTCCCGGTCGCGCTGCTGGGAACAGCGCGCCGGACCTTGGATCCGGGCACGCTGGCGCCGGCGGTCGCCGAGACATCACGCGCGGCCGATCCGGAGCACACCGTCCTGAATGCGGTGGCGCTGCAGGAGCTCTATCACCGCGGCGGCGCCGAGCCGGCGCGGGTGGAGCCACTCGCACCCGCCGCACCCGACGATCGCCGGGTCCTGTCTCCGGCGGCGGCGCATCGGCTGCACCAGCTGCTCACCGACGGGTCACCGATGCTCGCGGAATGGTTCGAGGCAGCACTGCCCGGCGACCCGCGGGCCCCCGACGCATTCTGTGCCGAGCTGCTGGACCAGGCGAGAACCCAGACCGCCCTGCGTGATTCGCTCCTGCGGCTGGCGGGCCCGCGTGGCCGGTGGCTCGCCGCGCTGCATCCGCGCTGGCGCCCCCTGCTGCGCGCCGGCGACGAGGATCCGCAGGTGTGGACCCATGGCCATCCCGCCGAACGGCGGAGCTGGCTGGCCGCCCTGCGCTCCCGCGATGCCGCGGCCGCACGGGAAGCGCTCACCGAAACCTGGAGCCGGGAACCGGCGCGCGGACGAGCCGAACTGCTGGCGGTACTCGCCGCCGGCGTCGGCGCGGACGACGAATCGCTGCTGGAATCGGCGCTCGACGATCCGCGCGGGGACGTGCGCCGCACCGCCGCGGATCTGCTTGCGCGACTGCCGAATTCGGCCTTCGCCGCGCGGATGCGCGCCCGCGCCGCCGACTGGATCACCGTGCGATCCGGCGCACTGGCAGCCGACCTGCCGCCCGAGCTCGACGACTCCGCCCGGCGCGACGGGCTCACCGATCGTCTCGACCCGGTCGCCTACCGCCGCGACGGCGGGGCCGATGTCGACGCCGAACGCATCCGCCGGTTGATGGCCGCGACTCCGCTGAACCACTGGGAATCGCTGTGCGGTTCCGCGGCGGCGGCCACCGGGCTGCGCCTGCCCGACGACATTCTCGGGCCGATCTGCGCGGGCTGGTCCGAAGCCGCACTCGCACAGCGAGACTCGCGATGGGCCGGACCATTGTTCGAGGTCCTGAGCACCACGCCCACACTCGGCGCGGATCCGCGGTTGCGCCAGGAACTGTTCGCTGTGTTGCCGCTCGAACAGCGGGTGCGGTATCTGTGCGGACTCGACAGCAGCTGGCTGGCCGAACTCGAACTGCTGGTACCGGCGCTGCCGCGCCCCTGGCCACAACCCCTGGCCGAACACGTGATCCGGCTCCTGCTCGATCGCGCGCACCTGGCCGCCGCCCAGCCCGGCGCCGCGGGCCGGTCCCCCGCGTCCTATCGCACCCTGCTGCGCAGTGCCGCGATCAATTTCCCGCCCCGCGCGGTCGGGGCGGTCACCGTGGCATCGCGCCGCTGCGCGGATCCCCACTGGCAAAGCGCCTTCGACCGTCTCACCGACGATCTGACCCAACGCACCCTGATGCTCGAGGAGCTGGCATGA